Sequence from the [Bacteroides] pectinophilus genome:
TTGATCGTAGAATTAATGAATTGACTGTAATAGCAAATGATTATTATGACCATTTTGCATCTGCACTTCAGAAGGATTTCAATGATAATATGCATTTTGTCAAGGATGAGGTTACTGCTGATATTTTGATTGAAACATTAAAATCGGCAGGAATGCCAGAGGAGAAAATCAGTCCTAAACTGGTGGATACACTTAAGGAAGAACTGGTGTCTGTCGGAGTGATGAATACAGACAATGTGCTGAAGGGTTCTTCACAGCAGATAACAAAAACTCTGGATAATATGGTGTTTGTTGATGATACCTTGAATGAGCATGCACAACTGATTAAGCAACAGTTCAAGGAACTGATGGTTCAGAAAGGTACCAGAAAGATTGAGATTACAAATGGTGATAATGCTCCATATGATAATGGTGTTAGAGCCTATGTGACGCAAGGTGAGTTTGAAAAGATATATCTTGGACTTCGCAAGAATCTTATGCAGCGTTCTATTTATAAATTTAAGATTGACAAGGACAAGTTTATAGATGACTGTACTTTTCAGATTAATCAGTCTTTATTATTCAAGAAAGCAAAGAATGAATACAAGGTTGAAACGGGTAGAGCAAAATTTAATACATCGCAGATGTTTGTAATGGAAGAGTTAGCTTATGGCGATAAGGAGCTGGAAGTGGAAATTACTTCTGATCCAAAATCTGATTTTGAAATTGCAAATTTTATAATGTATCATACAATGTTACCTAGACTTGCAATTTTCAAGATTTTGCAGGGAGTTACTAAACGTGAGTTGCTTAATAATCAGGATATTTTGGATGAAGTGACTCAGTTAATCAAAGGAATTCTTAATGATACAAAGGCTTCCAATATTACTTCTTATGAAGTGATAAACGGATATGAATTAGATGAGCGAAATATCTTTGAGCTTGATACCATTACAGAGGCAGATTTCGAGCAGGAATGGAGAGTGTTCAAAGCAAAATCTGACAGAAGTTCTGCGATGAATGAATATTACAAGCTTGATAGTGAAGGTGAGTCAAAGTTTGCTCATAAGCTGGAGAATAATGAGAATGTTTTACTTTTTACAAAGCTGAAAAAGGGTGGATTTGTAATAGATACACCATATGGTAATTACAGCCCTGACTGGGCGGTAGTATGTCGTAAGGAGGCTTTGAAAGACCCATCAATCGGAATATATTTCATCGTTGAAACAAAAGCAGGTAAGACATGGGCTGACCTGACTGATGTGGAAAAGAACAAGATTCATTGCGGAGAACTTCACTTCAAAGCTGTATCCGATGATACCAAGTTTGATTGGGTAAATGGCTATGAGGATTTTGTAAATAAGTTTGGGGTTGCTGATTCTAACATGGAGGATTTATAAACATGGTAGATGTATTCAATGATTGAGGCTGATTATCTTATGGAAAATAAAATGGAAAGCAGAAATTTATTTTTATCAAATGATGATGGAGATAAATATATCTGTCGTTCGTTTTTTCCAGAAGAAAAGATGGATTATTCAAAGAATCAGGCATCATGGATACTTATTTATAAGAAAAAGACAGATTTAATAACAGAAACAGAGACAGTTCTTCACAATAGATTAAAATAATATATTTTTATAAGCCATTTGGACTAACGATCCATATGGCTATTTTTATGCTCCAATAATTACTTATATAACTACTTATACATACATGATAAAAAATATCACTAAGCACTCTTTGCGTTGACAACAGTAACTTTTAAACATAAAATAACACTGTTATTATAACGGCGTTACGTTAATGCCATTATATAGGCGCCGTTATGCTGAAAGGTTTGCGGTAGCATTATTTTGACTGCGGAGAAATACTCACGCATACTGAAAGGGAATACCATATATGAGAAAAGAGGCAGCAGGTGTTACGGAAAAGCTTATAGCGAGCGCAAAGAAGGAATTCCTTGAACATGGTTTTCACGATGCAAGTCTAAGAAGAATATCGTCAGACAGCGGAGTAAGCACCAATTCAATATATACACGCTTCGGAGATAAGAGCGGCCTGTTTACTGCGATTGTAAAGGACGCCGCAGACGGACTTATGGAGATATATCTTGACAGTGTCAGCAAAGCGGCAGACTCACATGATGTTGACAAGGCTGTGCATGAAGGCGAGAGAGGAACTTACAGTGTGCTTGAATATGTATATAAGCATTTGGATGAGTTCAGGCTGATATTCTGTCACTCGGAAGGTACAGAGTACGAAGGTTACTTCGATGAGCTTGCACGGATTGAAGAGGAGTATTACCTGGAGTTTGCAAAGCAATATTCAGATGGCAGTCATAAAGTCGATGAATTTTTCATCCATGTATATTGCAGAAACGGATGGCAGTATATTTGTGAGCTTATTGAACATGGCAAAAGCTTTGAGCAGGCATGTGAATTCATGGAGAATGTAAGGCTGTTTAACAGTGCGGGCTGGAAGGCTGTATTTGGGATTATGTGATATCAGATATATAAAAGAAGGCAGTAGCAATGCTGCCTAAAAAAATGATAATAGGTTAGACACAACTAACTTATTGATATATTTTATCAGCACAACAAAAATAATAGTAAAGGAGAGGACTATGAAAACAAAAAAACAAAGCGCTCTGTCAAGACTCATGGACATAGCCGGAGAACATAAATATCTGGTGTATCTGTCATGGATTCTTGCAGTTCTCAGTGCATGGATTGCACTTGTTCCTTTTTATGATGTGTGGCGCATCATAAAGGAAATACTGGAGGTAAAACCTGATTATGCCAACGCAACGCATATAACAGCATATGGATGGAAGGCTGTAGGCTTTGCCCTGCTGGCAATGGCGGCATACATAGCGGCGCTTATGTGCTCACATAAGGCGGCATTCCGTGTGCAGTCCAATATGAGAGTAAGCATGATGGAACATATCATGAAGCTTCCGTTGGGATATGTCGAGTCTCAGGGAACGGGTAAGATACGCAAGGTTGTTAACGATTCAAGTGCGGCAACAGAGACATTTATCGCACATAACCTGCCTGATAAGGCAGTGTCGGCCGCCACACCCGTAGGACTGCTTGTAATGATGATGGTATTTGACTGGAGACTCGGACTTATTAGTCTTATACCGGCGGCTATTGCATTTATACTGATGGGAACACTGATGATGGGCCCTAAGATGGCTGAGGATATGAAGCAGTACCAGAATTCGCTTGAAACAATGTCGGCAGAGGCAGTTGAGTATGTACGCGGAATTCCGGTCGTAAAGACATTCGGACAGACCGTATTTTCATTTAAACGCTTTAAGGCGGCGATAGACGATTATGAGAAATGGACACTTGACTATACTAAAAGCATGATGCTTCCTATGACAGGCTTTACAACAGCATCTAACGGAATATTTGCGGCACTGATTATAGCAGCTTATACGCTTGGCGGCAATCAGATAACAACACAGTTTGCACTTAATCTTATTTTCTACATACTTATTACATCAACGCTTACAACAACGTTAATGAAGGTTGCGTATGCAGGCGAGTCACAGATGATTGTTGAGGATGCACTTAACAGAATGGATGGAATATTTGCAGTATCACCGCTTCCACAGTCAGACAAAAAAAGCATTCCGAAGGATTCTTCAATAAGCATTGAAAACGTAACATTTGCGTATGATGAGTCCAAGGATAATGCAATTGACGGAATAACGATGCATGTAAAGGCGGGAGAGCATGTGGCGCTGGTAGGTCCGTCCGGAGGCGGTAAGACAACACTTGCTTCGCTTATTGCAAGATTCTGGGATGTTAAGTCGGGAAGCATCAGGCTTGGAGATGCTGATGTAAAGGATATTGACGCAAAAGAGCTTATGAATCAGGTTTCGTATGTATTTCAGGACAGTAAGCTTCTTAAGATGAGTATCCTTGAAAATGTAAGAATGGGAAGGCCATATGCCGGTGATGATGAGGTTATGAAAGCACTTCAGGCTGCACAGTGCATGGACATAATTGAGAAATTTCCGGATGGCGTCAATACCGTAATAGGTTCAAATGGAATATATGTATCGGGCGGAGAGGCACAGAGACTTTCAATTGCAAGAGCTTTTCTTAAAAATGCACCGGTACTGATACTTGACGAGGCAACAGCATTTGCAGATCCTGATAATGAGAGGCTTGTGCAGAAAGCGTTTGAGAATCTTGCCAAAGATAAGACCGTAATTATGATTGCACACAGACTGTCAACAGTGACAGATGCAGACTGCATATATGTACTTAAAGACGGCAGGATAGCAGAGAGCGGAACACATGATGAGCTTACGGCAAAGAACGGAATATATACACACATGTGGAATGAATATAACAAATCTGTTAACTGGCAGGTGGGAAGGAACGGTGAAAAATCATGACAGAAAAGCTTAAGCATAAATATGCTCTTTCGGATAAGGGTGCTCATGATATGATGCGCGCATTTGCTGCGGTTACAATCGCCAATCTTGTATTGATGCTTCCGGTTGGACTTTTGTATGTGCTTTCTTCATACCTGATTGAAGGAAGCCTGCCGCAGGATAAGAAAATGTTCTTTATCGCCGGTACTGTCGCAGTACTTGTGCTTATAATACTTACAACATTATTCCAGTACAGGTCAACCTTCCTTTCTACATATGTAGAGAGCGGTGTAAGACGAAGAATGCTGGCAGAGAAGCTGAGAAAGCTTCCTTTATCGTTTTTTGGCAAGAAGGATCTTTCAGACCTTACCAACACAATTATGTCAGACTGTGCGCTTATAGAGACGGCAAGCTCACACTGGATTCCTGAGCTTGTGGGAGCATTTGCATCAACGACAGTAATTGTAATAAGTCTGTTCTTCTTTGAATGGCGTATGGCACTTGCGGCTGTATGGGTTGTCCCGATTGCATTTTTTATAGTTCTTTATTCAAAAAAGGTAATGGATAAGGCACATAATAAGACTATTGAATACAGACTTGCATGTCTTGACGGCATACAGGAGGGGCTTGAGACAATCAGGGATCTGCGTTCCAACAATATGACGGAAGAATATATGTCCGGTCTTAATGTAAAGATTAAAAACGTTGAGAAACATGCGATTGTAGCGGAATTTGCCAATGCGGCATTTGTGTGCTCGGCACAGATGATTCTCAAAATCGGTATCGGAACGGTCTGTGTTGTCGGAGGTTCGCTGCTTGTAAAGGGTGAAATCAGCGTACTTACATTTTTTATGTTCCTTCTTGTGGTTACGAGAATGTATGAACCGTTGCAGATTTCACTCCAGAATCTGTCAGCAATAATAAGCATTAATAAGAACT
This genomic interval carries:
- a CDS encoding PBECR4 domain-containing protein; the encoded protein is MIEADYLMENKMESRNLFLSNDDGDKYICRSFFPEEKMDYSKNQASWILIYKKKTDLITETETVLHNRLK
- a CDS encoding ABC transporter ATP-binding protein/permease, yielding MKTKKQSALSRLMDIAGEHKYLVYLSWILAVLSAWIALVPFYDVWRIIKEILEVKPDYANATHITAYGWKAVGFALLAMAAYIAALMCSHKAAFRVQSNMRVSMMEHIMKLPLGYVESQGTGKIRKVVNDSSAATETFIAHNLPDKAVSAATPVGLLVMMMVFDWRLGLISLIPAAIAFILMGTLMMGPKMAEDMKQYQNSLETMSAEAVEYVRGIPVVKTFGQTVFSFKRFKAAIDDYEKWTLDYTKSMMLPMTGFTTASNGIFAALIIAAYTLGGNQITTQFALNLIFYILITSTLTTTLMKVAYAGESQMIVEDALNRMDGIFAVSPLPQSDKKSIPKDSSISIENVTFAYDESKDNAIDGITMHVKAGEHVALVGPSGGGKTTLASLIARFWDVKSGSIRLGDADVKDIDAKELMNQVSYVFQDSKLLKMSILENVRMGRPYAGDDEVMKALQAAQCMDIIEKFPDGVNTVIGSNGIYVSGGEAQRLSIARAFLKNAPVLILDEATAFADPDNERLVQKAFENLAKDKTVIMIAHRLSTVTDADCIYVLKDGRIAESGTHDELTAKNGIYTHMWNEYNKSVNWQVGRNGEKS
- a CDS encoding TetR/AcrR family transcriptional regulator — encoded protein: MRKEAAGVTEKLIASAKKEFLEHGFHDASLRRISSDSGVSTNSIYTRFGDKSGLFTAIVKDAADGLMEIYLDSVSKAADSHDVDKAVHEGERGTYSVLEYVYKHLDEFRLIFCHSEGTEYEGYFDELARIEEEYYLEFAKQYSDGSHKVDEFFIHVYCRNGWQYICELIEHGKSFEQACEFMENVRLFNSAGWKAVFGIM
- a CDS encoding restriction endonuclease subunit R; this encodes MELADHFKRLYNIDIGKHSFIYDSKNPKQISSKLVESNDLSICVLNIQAFNKDTNILRKTDEYEQNLWEDIKYIKPIVIIDEPQKIEGTAKKKSKSLVAIEELKPLFTLRYSATHKQLYNQIYKLDSYAAYQKDLVKKIVVKTVYGVIPKDYPYVRYLAFTSDLKAKIEIFSQDQGGTIRFKTFNVGGGASLEELSGGLSQYKDYRIAEEPHKLKPLSVATKEGFFGLELGHSNHEIEKNEAVRIQIRLAIQNHFTKQLNIIRSGRKIKALTLFFIDAVDKVRDDSAPDGRGEYLRIFDEEYKKYVTTHAHELEMNKEYFPDYMNVQAVREGYFARDKKNNAVDVEGWDSSLDDSDVKLKAKSQEDIDRGISLILEKKDELISFEEPLAFIFSHSALREGWDNPNVFTLCTLKAGGSDIAKKQEIGRGLRLPVDNTGNRCIDRRINELTVIANDYYDHFASALQKDFNDNMHFVKDEVTADILIETLKSAGMPEEKISPKLVDTLKEELVSVGVMNTDNVLKGSSQQITKTLDNMVFVDDTLNEHAQLIKQQFKELMVQKGTRKIEITNGDNAPYDNGVRAYVTQGEFEKIYLGLRKNLMQRSIYKFKIDKDKFIDDCTFQINQSLLFKKAKNEYKVETGRAKFNTSQMFVMEELAYGDKELEVEITSDPKSDFEIANFIMYHTMLPRLAIFKILQGVTKRELLNNQDILDEVTQLIKGILNDTKASNITSYEVINGYELDERNIFELDTITEADFEQEWRVFKAKSDRSSAMNEYYKLDSEGESKFAHKLENNENVLLFTKLKKGGFVIDTPYGNYSPDWAVVCRKEALKDPSIGIYFIVETKAGKTWADLTDVEKNKIHCGELHFKAVSDDTKFDWVNGYEDFVNKFGVADSNMEDL
- a CDS encoding ABC transporter ATP-binding protein/permease, with translation MTEKLKHKYALSDKGAHDMMRAFAAVTIANLVLMLPVGLLYVLSSYLIEGSLPQDKKMFFIAGTVAVLVLIILTTLFQYRSTFLSTYVESGVRRRMLAEKLRKLPLSFFGKKDLSDLTNTIMSDCALIETASSHWIPELVGAFASTTVIVISLFFFEWRMALAAVWVVPIAFFIVLYSKKVMDKAHNKTIEYRLACLDGIQEGLETIRDLRSNNMTEEYMSGLNVKIKNVEKHAIVAEFANAAFVCSAQMILKIGIGTVCVVGGSLLVKGEISVLTFFMFLLVVTRMYEPLQISLQNLSAIISINKNCERMDEILSHDEQTGKEILDNKGYDITFDHVSFAYKKGEQILKDVSFTAKQGEVTALIGPSGGGKTTISRLAARFWDNDGGRITVGGMNVSEIDPEKLLSLYSIVFQDVTLFNNTVMENIRIGKKDAADEEVMNAARLANCIDFVEKLPDGWNTMIGENGSELSGGERQRISIARAFLKNAPIILMDEATASLDVDNESAIQESISKLISDKTVLIIAHRMRTVDGVDRIVVLKGGTVAEQGTPKQLKAQNGIYRHMVDMQLASEQWKYC